A single genomic interval of Apis cerana isolate GH-2021 linkage group LG14, AcerK_1.0, whole genome shotgun sequence harbors:
- the LOC108000699 gene encoding transcription factor 15, with amino-acid sequence MTARKREESSKQRYQANARERDRTHRRIFNNAKFTNTLKKGKEFKREIQEIQSSLCSVNTAFSALRTLIPTEPMDRKLSKIETLRLASSYISHLGAILVAGPIDQPCLRVEGTNSVYETNHWADSQTRRQVCTFCLAMHRKYNLNFSSDVISNY; translated from the exons ATGACTGcacgaaagagagaagaatcaTCAAAACAACGTTATCAAGCTAATGCACGTGAGAGGGATCGTACTCATag GAGAATATTCAATAATGCAAAATTCACAAATACTCTTAAAAAGGGTAAGGAATTCAAACGTGAAATTCAAGAAATCCAATCTTCGCTGTGCAGTGTGAATACGGCTTTCAGTGCCTTGAGAACTTTAATACCAACGGAACCTATGgatagaaaattatcgaaaatagaaACATTGAGATTAGCAAGCAGTTACATCAGTCATTTGGGTGCTATTCTTGTTGCCGGCCCTATAGATCAACCCTGCTTACGTGTTGAGGGTACTAATAGTGTTTATGAAACAAATCATTGGGCTGATTCACAAACAAGACGGCAAGTTTGCACCTTTTGTCTTGCCATGCACAGAAAATAT aatttaaatttttcatcagatgtaatttcaaattattaa
- the LOC108000675 gene encoding atrophin-1 isoform X1 produces the protein MSSASTGGTEGSSPASSPASATSLTMAAPKYGTLVPNRIFVGGISANTSVEELAQLFSSYGNVKATKIIADRAGVSKGYGFVTFETEEEAKRLQQESECIVLRERKLNIAPAIKKQPFNRSLDGGSGSPPSVPTSTYYYPNGMGLTYQNGMTFYNTTAPTPTTPIAPPTDPATIYQATGVFGPQAAGHQTFAPVMYPCPAPSLYMPQQYQYSPMPYECYAGAVAAGAHQYLYPTNNSQNNTSGGNSNSGSGNNGTGATSPPTGPPPPLPSLPPPPPTHFYPPAAPPPHHHPPVPAGPAPPQMDHIYYPFAAGPHPPPPPHASMGLTDQQLLLFPSDATCQQTSSSDGQAAPQEDSRSTSSHSEQAHGETQAASGSATPLVSLMPVKFPMSGRYTNYHPIAIHTANLYSSQTCLNETDDCSGNQMHCRTIVYHPAAVYIPHTHTPPFHNASGGTSLLPTPPSVSQQLFDSTNKNQCFNSRDYTKSGSVNTLNNYSKSQNHGIALSHQNPFVRAQNLGNSQPYKHSNLDGGYKYTTPAMSSRFSMQYNKKAAGSNVGSPACFVAQKSSENYNSTQKSAVFGSNSTGGQPYNCTNSQKMFNPATNFDYANNRKNNTGGDQYFENTAKSNNYSTRKNTTSYRNNGVIGGQTEGSNNSNSQSNDKYATNIENENSTSQGIQGTENNSSEKPVSPPPAPYSPMTRPLPTLSPPTSQVQFYNPAQNRYQPSLAPSQHQQPQQTNTQRRYTIAPALSASRKPTEKYTNSGSQPTTTTMLRQSKYKVNGIMQTGNKVTDDSLGGAGDAPPGVGRMPITPPGTPRTHPGHPAGDQGQLSDTCHQMQALSL, from the exons ATG AGTTCGGCATCCACGGGTGGAACTGAGGGGTCTAGTCCAGCCTCTAGCCCTGCCTCAGCAACAAGTCTCACCATGGCTGCTCCAAAATATGGTACTTTGGTTCCAAATCGCATCTTTGTAGGCGGCATTTCAGCTAATACCAGTGTAGAAGAACTTGCTCAACTTTTCTCTTCCTATGGCAATGTAAAGGctacaaaaataattgctgATCGTGCTGGTGTCTCTAAAGGTTATGGATTTGTTACATTCGAAACTGAAGAAGAAGCTAAAAGACTTCAACAAGAG tcTGAATGCATTGtattaagagaaagaaaattaaatatagcacctgcaattaaaaaacaacCTTTCAATAGATCTTTGGATGGTGGTTCTGGATCACCACCCTCTGTGCCTACTAGTACTTATTATTACCCAAATG GAATGGGACTGACATATCAAAATGGTATGACATTTTACAATACAACAGCTCCAACACCAACGACACCAATTGCTCCACCAACTGATCCAGCAACTATTTATCAAGCTACCGGAGTGTTTg GGCCACAAGCTGCTGGTCATCAAACTTTCGCGCCTGTGATGTATCCATGTCCTGCTCCATCTCTATATATGCCAcaacaatatcaatattcacCTATGCCG tACGAGTGTTATGCAGGGGCAGTTGCCGCCGGAGCTCATCAATATTTGTATCCTACAAATAATTCACAAAACAACACAAGTGGCGGTAATAGTAATTCTGGAAGTGGTAATAATGGCACAGGAGCGACCAGTCCACCGACGGGTCCTCCACCACCACTTCCATCtttaccaccaccaccgccgacACATTTTTATCCTCCTGCCGCTCCACCACCGCATCATCATCCACCGGTGCCTGCAGGTCCTGCGCCTCCTCAGATGGATCATATTTACTATCCTTTCGCAGCCGGGCCTCATCCGCCTCCACCACCACATGCATCTATGGGATTAACTGATCAACAATTACTACTTTTCCCTTCTGATGCCACATGCCAACAAACATCTTCATCTGATGGCCAGGCTGCTCCTCAGGag GATTCTCGTTCGACATCGAGCCACTCGGAGCAAGCACATGGTGAAACACAGGCTGCTTCAGGGTCAGCCACACCCTTGGTGTCCTTAATGCCCGTGAAATTTCCCATGTCCGGTCGTTACACCAATTATCATCCGATCGCGATACATACCGCCAACTTGTACAGTTCCCAAACGTGTTTAAACGAAACTGACGATTGCAGTGGTAATCAGATGCATTGTAGGACGATCGTTTATCATCCAGCAGCTGTTTACATTCCTCATACACATACACCTCCATTTCATAATGCATCCGGTGGTACAAGTCTGTTGCCAACACCGCCATCCGTATCACAGCAATTATTTGATTCGACCAACAAGAATCAGTGCTTCAATTCTAGAGATTACACGAAATCCGGCAGCGTAAACAccctaaataattattcgaaatcgcAAAATCACGGGATCGCGTTATCGCATCAAAATCCGTTCGTTCGAGCTCAAAACTTGGGGAATTCTCAGCCGTACAAACATAGTAACTTAGACGGaggttataaatatacaacgcCGGCAATGAGCTCGCGATTCTCCATGCAGTATAACAAAAAGGCGGCTGGTTCGAACGTGGGCTCACCGGCTTGCTTCGTAGCACAAAAATCATCGGAGAATTATAATTCAACTCAGAAGTCGGCTGTTTTCGGATCGAATTCAACCGGTGGACAGCCATATAATTGCACGAATTCACAGAAAATGTTCAACCCGGCAACGAATTTTGATTACGcgaataatcgtaaaaataatactgGTGGGGATCAGTATTTCGAGAACACGgcgaaatcgaataattattctacCCGTAAAAATACGACGAGCTATAGGAACAATGGGGTGATTGGCGGACAAACCGAGGGAAGTAACAATTCAAATAGTCAATCGAATGATAAATACGCGACTAATATCGAAAACGAGAATAGTACTTCGCAGGGTATACAAGGGACGGAGAATAATAGTTCGGAGAAGCCGGTGAGCCCACCACCAGCACCATATTCGCCCATGACAAGACCCCTTCCAACTTTGTCACCACCCACCTCCCAGGTCCAGTTCTACAATCCGGCGCAAAACCGTTATCAGCCATCCTTAGCCCCGTCTCAACATCAGCAGCCACAGCAGACGAATACTCAGCGTCGTTACACCATCGCTCCTGCGTTGTCTGCAAGCAGAAAACCGACGGAGAAGTATACAAATTCCGGTTCCCAGCCAACCACCACAACAATGTTACGACAAAGCAAGTACAAGGTGAACGGAATTATGCAGACGGGTAACAAAGTAACGGATGATAGTTTGGGAGGAGCTGGAGATGCTCCACCTGGTGTTGGAAGAATGCCTATAACACCACCGGGAACACCAAGGACTCATCCAGGTCATCCTGCTGGCGATCAGGGTCAGCTGAGCGATACGTGCCATCAGATGCAAGCTCTGAGCCTTTGA
- the LOC108000675 gene encoding atrophin-1 isoform X2 has protein sequence MAAPKYGTLVPNRIFVGGISANTSVEELAQLFSSYGNVKATKIIADRAGVSKGYGFVTFETEEEAKRLQQESECIVLRERKLNIAPAIKKQPFNRSLDGGSGSPPSVPTSTYYYPNGMGLTYQNGMTFYNTTAPTPTTPIAPPTDPATIYQATGVFGPQAAGHQTFAPVMYPCPAPSLYMPQQYQYSPMPYECYAGAVAAGAHQYLYPTNNSQNNTSGGNSNSGSGNNGTGATSPPTGPPPPLPSLPPPPPTHFYPPAAPPPHHHPPVPAGPAPPQMDHIYYPFAAGPHPPPPPHASMGLTDQQLLLFPSDATCQQTSSSDGQAAPQEDSRSTSSHSEQAHGETQAASGSATPLVSLMPVKFPMSGRYTNYHPIAIHTANLYSSQTCLNETDDCSGNQMHCRTIVYHPAAVYIPHTHTPPFHNASGGTSLLPTPPSVSQQLFDSTNKNQCFNSRDYTKSGSVNTLNNYSKSQNHGIALSHQNPFVRAQNLGNSQPYKHSNLDGGYKYTTPAMSSRFSMQYNKKAAGSNVGSPACFVAQKSSENYNSTQKSAVFGSNSTGGQPYNCTNSQKMFNPATNFDYANNRKNNTGGDQYFENTAKSNNYSTRKNTTSYRNNGVIGGQTEGSNNSNSQSNDKYATNIENENSTSQGIQGTENNSSEKPVSPPPAPYSPMTRPLPTLSPPTSQVQFYNPAQNRYQPSLAPSQHQQPQQTNTQRRYTIAPALSASRKPTEKYTNSGSQPTTTTMLRQSKYKVNGIMQTGNKVTDDSLGGAGDAPPGVGRMPITPPGTPRTHPGHPAGDQGQLSDTCHQMQALSL, from the exons ATGGCTGCTCCAAAATATGGTACTTTGGTTCCAAATCGCATCTTTGTAGGCGGCATTTCAGCTAATACCAGTGTAGAAGAACTTGCTCAACTTTTCTCTTCCTATGGCAATGTAAAGGctacaaaaataattgctgATCGTGCTGGTGTCTCTAAAGGTTATGGATTTGTTACATTCGAAACTGAAGAAGAAGCTAAAAGACTTCAACAAGAG tcTGAATGCATTGtattaagagaaagaaaattaaatatagcacctgcaattaaaaaacaacCTTTCAATAGATCTTTGGATGGTGGTTCTGGATCACCACCCTCTGTGCCTACTAGTACTTATTATTACCCAAATG GAATGGGACTGACATATCAAAATGGTATGACATTTTACAATACAACAGCTCCAACACCAACGACACCAATTGCTCCACCAACTGATCCAGCAACTATTTATCAAGCTACCGGAGTGTTTg GGCCACAAGCTGCTGGTCATCAAACTTTCGCGCCTGTGATGTATCCATGTCCTGCTCCATCTCTATATATGCCAcaacaatatcaatattcacCTATGCCG tACGAGTGTTATGCAGGGGCAGTTGCCGCCGGAGCTCATCAATATTTGTATCCTACAAATAATTCACAAAACAACACAAGTGGCGGTAATAGTAATTCTGGAAGTGGTAATAATGGCACAGGAGCGACCAGTCCACCGACGGGTCCTCCACCACCACTTCCATCtttaccaccaccaccgccgacACATTTTTATCCTCCTGCCGCTCCACCACCGCATCATCATCCACCGGTGCCTGCAGGTCCTGCGCCTCCTCAGATGGATCATATTTACTATCCTTTCGCAGCCGGGCCTCATCCGCCTCCACCACCACATGCATCTATGGGATTAACTGATCAACAATTACTACTTTTCCCTTCTGATGCCACATGCCAACAAACATCTTCATCTGATGGCCAGGCTGCTCCTCAGGag GATTCTCGTTCGACATCGAGCCACTCGGAGCAAGCACATGGTGAAACACAGGCTGCTTCAGGGTCAGCCACACCCTTGGTGTCCTTAATGCCCGTGAAATTTCCCATGTCCGGTCGTTACACCAATTATCATCCGATCGCGATACATACCGCCAACTTGTACAGTTCCCAAACGTGTTTAAACGAAACTGACGATTGCAGTGGTAATCAGATGCATTGTAGGACGATCGTTTATCATCCAGCAGCTGTTTACATTCCTCATACACATACACCTCCATTTCATAATGCATCCGGTGGTACAAGTCTGTTGCCAACACCGCCATCCGTATCACAGCAATTATTTGATTCGACCAACAAGAATCAGTGCTTCAATTCTAGAGATTACACGAAATCCGGCAGCGTAAACAccctaaataattattcgaaatcgcAAAATCACGGGATCGCGTTATCGCATCAAAATCCGTTCGTTCGAGCTCAAAACTTGGGGAATTCTCAGCCGTACAAACATAGTAACTTAGACGGaggttataaatatacaacgcCGGCAATGAGCTCGCGATTCTCCATGCAGTATAACAAAAAGGCGGCTGGTTCGAACGTGGGCTCACCGGCTTGCTTCGTAGCACAAAAATCATCGGAGAATTATAATTCAACTCAGAAGTCGGCTGTTTTCGGATCGAATTCAACCGGTGGACAGCCATATAATTGCACGAATTCACAGAAAATGTTCAACCCGGCAACGAATTTTGATTACGcgaataatcgtaaaaataatactgGTGGGGATCAGTATTTCGAGAACACGgcgaaatcgaataattattctacCCGTAAAAATACGACGAGCTATAGGAACAATGGGGTGATTGGCGGACAAACCGAGGGAAGTAACAATTCAAATAGTCAATCGAATGATAAATACGCGACTAATATCGAAAACGAGAATAGTACTTCGCAGGGTATACAAGGGACGGAGAATAATAGTTCGGAGAAGCCGGTGAGCCCACCACCAGCACCATATTCGCCCATGACAAGACCCCTTCCAACTTTGTCACCACCCACCTCCCAGGTCCAGTTCTACAATCCGGCGCAAAACCGTTATCAGCCATCCTTAGCCCCGTCTCAACATCAGCAGCCACAGCAGACGAATACTCAGCGTCGTTACACCATCGCTCCTGCGTTGTCTGCAAGCAGAAAACCGACGGAGAAGTATACAAATTCCGGTTCCCAGCCAACCACCACAACAATGTTACGACAAAGCAAGTACAAGGTGAACGGAATTATGCAGACGGGTAACAAAGTAACGGATGATAGTTTGGGAGGAGCTGGAGATGCTCCACCTGGTGTTGGAAGAATGCCTATAACACCACCGGGAACACCAAGGACTCATCCAGGTCATCCTGCTGGCGATCAGGGTCAGCTGAGCGATACGTGCCATCAGATGCAAGCTCTGAGCCTTTGA
- the LOC108000662 gene encoding lipoma-preferred partner homolog isoform X2, with product MEILMVPQSYTIKAASVPSYSTVLNNSGQNEKPSNLYVNSPSPYVLLNMEKNDFSSTTNGKDISKNYQNNENFYIHQSDEKFEPKYGYDEKNHYSNINNMPAPQVPIEDHSRSTRNIVYSNIDPPISIPINKTTKTEKDIIYSNIQWNSKPENTYCNISSAHNNVIDDLPPPPEPSEYVPCVPGSSFPPPPEELPPPPSPVSSSYSELRRATYQTDFPSDNYPNDIYGPSSQSSSTYESIYEPINPRPPSQLSCNYSMYSGYGSATSTQPQGKVSPVKEVDVLTDLLVQGMEDNAEDNDIYGICAQCGRKVEGEGTGCSAMDKVFHIDCFCCYVCKVNLQGKPFYSLENKPYCEEDYLNTLEKCCVCTRPILDRILRATGKPYHPSCFTCVVCGQSLDGIPFTVDATNQIHCIQCFHKKFAPRCCVCKLPIMPEPGQDETVRVVALDRSFHIQCYKCEDCGLILSSDSEGRGCYPLDDHVLCKSCNATRVQALTSHMTTEL from the exons atggaaatattaatg gtaCCACAAAGTTATACTATAAAGGCTGCATCTGTACCATCATATAGTACAGTACTTAATAATTCTGGACAAAATGAAAAACcatcaaatttatatgtaaattctcCTTCACCATACGTGCtattaaatatggaaaaaaatgatttttcatctACTACAAATGGAAaagatatttccaaaaattatcagaataacgaaaatttctatattcatcaatcagatgaaaaatttgagCCAAAATATggatatgatgaaaaaaatcattattcaaatattaacaatatgcCAGCTCCTCAAGTACCAATTGAAGATCATTCAAGATCAACAAGAAACATTGTTTATAGCAATATAGATCCTCCAATATCTATaccaattaataaaacaactaAAACTGAAAAAGACATAATTTATAGCAATATTCAATGGAATTCTAAACCAGAAAAcacatattgtaatatttcttctGCACATAATAATG ttatagaTGAtttaccaccaccaccagaACCTTCCGAATATGTTCCATGTGTACCAGGTAGTTCTTTTCCACCACCACCAGAAGAATTACCACCTCCACCAAGTCCTGTATCATCTAGTTATAGTGAATTAAGACGTGCTACTTATCAAACTGATTTTCCATCTGATAATTATCCAAATGATATTTATGGTCCAAGTTCACAATCCAGTTCTACATATGAATCTATATATGAACCAATTAATCCTAGACCACCATCACAATTATCTTGTAATTATTCTATGTATTCTGGTTATGGATCTGCTACATCTACTCAACCTCAAGGAAAAGTATCTCCCGTTAAAGAa gTGGATGTTCTTACTGATCTATTGGTTCAAGGAATGGAAGATAATGCTGaagataatgatatatatggaATTTGTGCACAATGTGGTCGTAAAGTTGAAGGCGAAGGTACTGGTTGTTCTGCGATGGATAAAGTGTTTCATATTGATTGTTTCTGTTGTTATGTTTGTAAAGTTAATCTACAGGGTAAACCTTTTTATTCACTTGAGAACAAACCTTATTGCGAAGAAGATTACTTAAATACTTTAGAAAAATGTTGTGTTTGCACAAGACCAATACTTGATAGAATATTAAGAGCCACTGGAAAACCTTATCATCCATCCTGTTTTACATGTGTAGTTTGTGGACAAAGTTTGGATGGCATACCATTTACAGTAGATGCTACAAATCAAATTCATTGTATACAATGTTTCCACaa aaaatttgcaCCTCGTTGTTGCGTTTGTAAATTACCAATTATGCCAGAACCAGGTCAAGATGAAACTGTACGTGTTGTAGCACTAGATCGCAGTTTTCATATTCAGTGCTATAAATGTGAAGATTGTGGATTGATTTTATCTTCTGATTCTGAAGGACGCGGCTGCTATCCTTTGGATGATCATGTATTATGCAAAAGCTGTAATGCTACTCGTGTACAAGCATTAACATCACATATGACAACTGAATTATAA
- the LOC108000662 gene encoding thyroid receptor-interacting protein 6 isoform X1, giving the protein MSNVSNLEQQIANLQINHGDGIKTIKSGKKVGPAVPPKPKKSQPQVPQSYTIKAASVPSYSTVLNNSGQNEKPSNLYVNSPSPYVLLNMEKNDFSSTTNGKDISKNYQNNENFYIHQSDEKFEPKYGYDEKNHYSNINNMPAPQVPIEDHSRSTRNIVYSNIDPPISIPINKTTKTEKDIIYSNIQWNSKPENTYCNISSAHNNVIDDLPPPPEPSEYVPCVPGSSFPPPPEELPPPPSPVSSSYSELRRATYQTDFPSDNYPNDIYGPSSQSSSTYESIYEPINPRPPSQLSCNYSMYSGYGSATSTQPQGKVSPVKEVDVLTDLLVQGMEDNAEDNDIYGICAQCGRKVEGEGTGCSAMDKVFHIDCFCCYVCKVNLQGKPFYSLENKPYCEEDYLNTLEKCCVCTRPILDRILRATGKPYHPSCFTCVVCGQSLDGIPFTVDATNQIHCIQCFHKKFAPRCCVCKLPIMPEPGQDETVRVVALDRSFHIQCYKCEDCGLILSSDSEGRGCYPLDDHVLCKSCNATRVQALTSHMTTEL; this is encoded by the exons ATGTCTAATGTTAGTAATTTGGAACAACAAATCgcaaatttgcaaattaatcATGGAGATGGTATTAAAACCATTAAATCTGGAAAGAAAGTTGGTCCAGCTGTACCTCCAAAACCAAAAAAATCTCAGCCACAG gtaCCACAAAGTTATACTATAAAGGCTGCATCTGTACCATCATATAGTACAGTACTTAATAATTCTGGACAAAATGAAAAACcatcaaatttatatgtaaattctcCTTCACCATACGTGCtattaaatatggaaaaaaatgatttttcatctACTACAAATGGAAaagatatttccaaaaattatcagaataacgaaaatttctatattcatcaatcagatgaaaaatttgagCCAAAATATggatatgatgaaaaaaatcattattcaaatattaacaatatgcCAGCTCCTCAAGTACCAATTGAAGATCATTCAAGATCAACAAGAAACATTGTTTATAGCAATATAGATCCTCCAATATCTATaccaattaataaaacaactaAAACTGAAAAAGACATAATTTATAGCAATATTCAATGGAATTCTAAACCAGAAAAcacatattgtaatatttcttctGCACATAATAATG ttatagaTGAtttaccaccaccaccagaACCTTCCGAATATGTTCCATGTGTACCAGGTAGTTCTTTTCCACCACCACCAGAAGAATTACCACCTCCACCAAGTCCTGTATCATCTAGTTATAGTGAATTAAGACGTGCTACTTATCAAACTGATTTTCCATCTGATAATTATCCAAATGATATTTATGGTCCAAGTTCACAATCCAGTTCTACATATGAATCTATATATGAACCAATTAATCCTAGACCACCATCACAATTATCTTGTAATTATTCTATGTATTCTGGTTATGGATCTGCTACATCTACTCAACCTCAAGGAAAAGTATCTCCCGTTAAAGAa gTGGATGTTCTTACTGATCTATTGGTTCAAGGAATGGAAGATAATGCTGaagataatgatatatatggaATTTGTGCACAATGTGGTCGTAAAGTTGAAGGCGAAGGTACTGGTTGTTCTGCGATGGATAAAGTGTTTCATATTGATTGTTTCTGTTGTTATGTTTGTAAAGTTAATCTACAGGGTAAACCTTTTTATTCACTTGAGAACAAACCTTATTGCGAAGAAGATTACTTAAATACTTTAGAAAAATGTTGTGTTTGCACAAGACCAATACTTGATAGAATATTAAGAGCCACTGGAAAACCTTATCATCCATCCTGTTTTACATGTGTAGTTTGTGGACAAAGTTTGGATGGCATACCATTTACAGTAGATGCTACAAATCAAATTCATTGTATACAATGTTTCCACaa aaaatttgcaCCTCGTTGTTGCGTTTGTAAATTACCAATTATGCCAGAACCAGGTCAAGATGAAACTGTACGTGTTGTAGCACTAGATCGCAGTTTTCATATTCAGTGCTATAAATGTGAAGATTGTGGATTGATTTTATCTTCTGATTCTGAAGGACGCGGCTGCTATCCTTTGGATGATCATGTATTATGCAAAAGCTGTAATGCTACTCGTGTACAAGCATTAACATCACATATGACAACTGAATTATAA
- the LOC108000661 gene encoding protein Malvolio: MLSVYFYYKMELTPLKKSLILPEKFYQYTMQNSYTIDSNNDSTVTTLSHQCREEAQNNEKPTESTYLTPNSNQTYFADERIHIPETENSFFSFRKLWAFTGPGFLMSIAYLDPGNIESDLQSGVAAKYKLLWVLLSATILGLIMQRLSARLGVVTGLHLAEMCYRQYKKIPRIILWIMIEIAIIGSDMQEVIGTAIALSLLTNKTIPIWGGVLITVIDTFTFLLLDKYGLRKLELFFGFLITVMAITFGFEYIVSAPPENEVISGMFIPWYKDYDRNMLLQAVGIVGAVIMPHNLYLHSALVKSRDINREESKKVKEANMYYFIEACIALLVSFIINVFVVAVFADGLYNKTNLEVYNLCKDNNYTLGIDTFTKENTTISIDLNKGGIFLGCAFGAVAMYIWAVGIFAAGQSSTMTGTYAGQFAMEGFLNLQWARWKRVLFTRMIAIVPTFLVAFFSNIDNLTGMNDILNAIMTLQLPFATLPTIAFTSSSQIMGEFRNGIVNKIVATILSVIVITINIYFVINTVQEDLPHHWAVILAISIYSILYLLFCLYLTIHMAVSMGATSLGNHWLVKKYIGNPVSTKLGLSNPAIYARSNPAFNIQENWSGNFTTIPEY, from the exons ATGCTATCTGTGTATTTCTATTACAAAATGGAATTAACACCattgaaaaaatcattaattttacctG aaaaattttatcaatataccATGCAGAATAGTTATACTATTGATTCTAACAATGATTCAACAGTTACGACATTGTCTCATCAGTGTAGAGAAGAAGCACAGAATAATGAGAAACCAACTGAAAGTACCTATTTAACACCTAATAGTAATCAGACATATTTTGCTGATGAAAGAATTCATATACCAGAAACTGAAAAT AGTTTCTTtagttttagaaaattatgggCCTTTACAGGTCCTGGATTTTTAATGTCCATAGCTTATTTAGATCCTGGAAATATTGAATCTGATTTACAGTCTGGTGTTGCTGCAAAATACAAg ttattatggGTATTATTAAGTGCAACCATTCTTGGCCTTATTATGCAAAGATTAAGTGCAAGACTTGGTGTAGTAACAGGTTTGCATTTGGCAGAAATGTGTTAtagacaatataaaaaaatacctagaataattttatggaTAATGATAGAAATAGCTATAATTGGTAGTGACATGCAAGAAGTAATAGGCACAGCTATTGCTTTgtctttattaacaaataaaac gaTTCCTATATGGGGTGGTGTTCTTATTACAGTAATTGacacttttacatttttattattggacaAATATGGTCTAAGAAAATTAGaacttttttttggatttcttATCACAGTAATGGCTATTACATTTGGATTTGag taTATAGTTTCTGCTCCACCTGAAAATGAAGTAATAAGTGGAATGTTTATACCTTGGTATAAAGATTATGACAGGAATATGTTACTACAAGCTGTAGGAATTGTTGGTGCAGTTATAATGCCACATAACTTGTATCTTCACAGTGCTCTTGTTAAA tcaAGAGACATTAATCGTGAAGAAtccaaaaaagtaaaagaggcaaatatgtattatttcattgagGCATGCATTGCACTTCtggtatcttttataattaatgtatttgttGTTGCGGTATTCGCAGATggactttataataaaactaatttagaAGTT TACAATCTTTGTAAGGATAACAATTATACTCTAGGAATAGATACATTTACA AAAGAGAATACTACTATTTCAATAGATCTTAACAAAGGTGGCATATTTCTCGGTTGTGCATTTGGTGCAGTAGCAATGTATATTTGGGCAGTTGGTATTTTTGCTGCTGGTCAGTCTTCCACAATGACAGGAACGTATGCAGGACAATTTGCAATGGAAGGATTTTTAAATCTGCAATGGGCTCGTTGGAAACGAGTTCTCTTTACGCGAATGATCGCTATTGTTCCAACTTTTCTTGTTGcattttttagtaatatagataatttaactGGCATGAATGATATCTTGAATGCTATTATGACTCTTCAATTACCTTTTGCAACATTGCCAACAATAGCGTTTACCAGTAGTTCTCAGATTATGGGTGAATTCCGAAATGGAAT agTTAATAAGATTGTTGCAACTATATTATCTGTTATtgtaataactataaatatatattttgtgataAATACTGTTCAAGAAGATTTACCACATCACTGGGCGGTAATACTTGccatttctatatattctattttgtatCTCCTATTTTGTTTGTATTTGACTATTCACATGGCTGTGAGTATGGGCGCAACTTCTCTTGGTAATCATTGg cttgtaaaaaaatatattggaaatcCTGTAAGTACAAAACTTGGATTATCAAATCCTGCAATATATGCAAG gTCTAATCCAgcatttaatattcaagaaaattggTCTGGAAACTTTACTACAATACCAGAATATTGA